One Caloranaerobacter sp. TR13 genomic region harbors:
- a CDS encoding xanthine dehydrogenase family protein molybdopterin-binding subunit — translation MKYRVIGEDVIRVDGLSKVTGKAIYPQDIYIDGMLYGKTLRSTKPHAFIRVDTTKAEKIEGVIKILTYKDVPGKNYHGVVFKDHQVFCEKKVRRIGDPIAFVVATTEKIAQRALEAIDVQYEEIEAVFDPIKAMKEESPKVHGESNIIYHYKLRKGDVDKAFKQCEVVVENEYISSMVEHAFLQPEAGIAYTEDDGTIVVCVSTQYPHWDRLEVAEALGMPEDKVKIINPAVGGAFGGREDITLQIHLAIATKLTGRPIKSVYSRNESFIAHSKRHPMIMRYKTGADKNGKLLAMEATIIGDTGAYASWAINVLRKAGVHACGPYEIPNVKVDSYAVYTNNPFCGAMRGFGATQVPIAYEQQIDILAEKLNIDPVEFRMKNILKIGSKTATGQLITESFPLNKCIEEVARRIDLIDEK, via the coding sequence GTGAAATATAGAGTGATAGGAGAGGATGTAATTAGAGTAGATGGACTTTCTAAAGTTACAGGTAAAGCTATTTATCCTCAAGATATATATATAGATGGTATGCTTTATGGTAAAACTTTAAGATCAACAAAACCACATGCATTTATAAGAGTGGATACAACTAAAGCTGAAAAAATAGAAGGCGTAATAAAAATACTTACATATAAAGATGTTCCAGGGAAAAATTATCACGGTGTTGTATTTAAAGACCATCAAGTATTCTGTGAAAAGAAAGTAAGAAGAATCGGAGATCCTATAGCTTTTGTTGTAGCAACTACAGAAAAAATAGCACAGAGAGCTTTAGAGGCTATTGATGTACAGTATGAAGAGATTGAGGCAGTTTTTGATCCAATAAAAGCTATGAAAGAAGAATCGCCAAAAGTTCATGGTGAGAGCAATATTATATATCACTATAAGTTAAGAAAGGGAGATGTAGATAAAGCTTTTAAACAATGTGAAGTTGTAGTGGAGAATGAATATATTAGTTCAATGGTTGAACACGCTTTTTTGCAGCCAGAAGCAGGTATAGCTTATACAGAAGATGATGGAACTATTGTGGTTTGTGTTTCAACACAGTATCCTCATTGGGATCGATTAGAGGTAGCAGAAGCTTTGGGTATGCCTGAAGACAAAGTAAAAATAATCAATCCTGCAGTTGGTGGAGCTTTTGGAGGGAGAGAGGATATAACTTTACAAATTCATTTGGCAATAGCCACTAAGTTAACTGGTAGGCCTATAAAATCTGTGTATAGTAGAAATGAGTCTTTTATTGCTCATTCAAAACGACATCCTATGATTATGAGATATAAGACTGGTGCTGATAAAAATGGTAAGCTATTAGCAATGGAAGCAACTATTATAGGAGATACTGGAGCCTATGCATCATGGGCAATAAATGTTTTGAGAAAGGCTGGAGTTCATGCTTGTGGGCCGTATGAGATTCCAAATGTAAAAGTAGACAGTTATGCAGTATATACTAATAATCCTTTTTGTGGAGCGATGAGAGGGTTTGGTGCAACTCAAGTACCTATAGCATATGAGCAGCAGATAGATATATTAGCTGAGAAGCTAAATATAGATCCTGTAGAATTTAGAATGAAGAATATATTGAAAATTGGGTCAAAGACAGCTACAGGGCAGTTAATTACAGAAAGTTTTCCTCTAAATAAATGTATTGAAGAAGTAGCTAGGCGTATAGATTTAATAGATGAAAAATAG
- a CDS encoding xanthine dehydrogenase family protein molybdopterin-binding subunit yields MKKRGKGIACIFYGTGYGNGFPDVSRAIAQLQKDGNIAIYVGATEVGQGAKTIMLQMAAEVLGIQVKDIILSCEDTSITPDSGTAAASRQTYNTGNAVKIAVEKLKKELFEIAAKKLGLNSTVGLETRDKRIYVKSYPERFITFKELASSIKQNIKKEGIFIAQTTKMDDETGQGAPYWPYTVAACSVEVEVDTETGKVEVLRSVFAQDVGKAVNPKLIEGQIDGGFSMGLGYALMEDLKLKNGEIKNNSFTNYLIPTSMDMPEIEKVIIEEPESTAPFGAKGIGEPVTIPVAPAILNAIYNAVGVRMTEIPVTPDRLLKALKEKNLGAISNE; encoded by the coding sequence ATGAAAAAGAGGGGGAAGGGAATAGCTTGTATTTTTTACGGGACAGGTTATGGTAATGGATTTCCTGATGTTTCTAGAGCTATTGCGCAGTTACAAAAAGATGGAAATATTGCGATATATGTAGGAGCTACTGAAGTTGGTCAAGGGGCAAAAACTATTATGCTTCAAATGGCTGCTGAAGTACTTGGTATACAGGTAAAAGATATTATACTTAGTTGTGAAGATACGAGTATTACTCCAGATTCTGGAACTGCAGCTGCAAGCAGACAGACTTATAATACGGGTAATGCAGTTAAAATAGCAGTAGAGAAATTAAAGAAAGAGTTATTTGAAATAGCTGCTAAGAAGCTAGGATTAAATAGTACGGTAGGATTAGAAACAAGAGATAAAAGAATATATGTAAAGAGTTATCCTGAGAGATTTATAACATTTAAGGAACTAGCAAGTAGTATTAAACAAAATATTAAGAAAGAGGGGATATTTATAGCGCAAACTACAAAAATGGATGATGAAACGGGTCAAGGAGCTCCGTATTGGCCATATACTGTTGCTGCTTGTTCGGTAGAAGTTGAGGTTGACACTGAAACAGGTAAAGTAGAAGTATTAAGATCAGTATTTGCTCAGGATGTTGGTAAAGCTGTCAATCCTAAATTAATTGAAGGACAGATAGATGGTGGGTTTTCTATGGGTTTAGGTTATGCTCTCATGGAAGATTTAAAATTGAAGAACGGAGAAATTAAGAATAATAGTTTTACCAATTATTTAATACCAACTTCAATGGATATGCCAGAAATAGAAAAGGTAATAATTGAGGAACCAGAATCTACTGCTCCTTTTGGAGCAAAAGGTATAGGTGAACCAGTAACAATCCCAGTAGCGCCAGCGATACTCAATGCTATATATAATGCAGTTGGAGTTAGAATGACAGAAATACCAGTTACACCAGATAGACTCCTCAAAGCATTGAAAGAGAAAAATTTGGGGGCGATTAGTAATGAGTAA
- a CDS encoding xanthine dehydrogenase family protein subunit M — protein MGVNEVYKCRTVDEVLKLLDKYGDKCKLIAGGTDLIIQLRHRDPDYNVLIDISTIEELSFIRENGEYIEIGSVATFDELVKYIKSPKLEGLRKAANFVGSPQIRNRGTVGGNICNGSPAADTVPPLLALDSILVIKSIEGTREISLEKVLKDKGRVAINNNELLYSIKFKNLLKNQGLGFSKLGLRKALAISRMCISVFLEVEDGIKCKDIRIASGALGKHGLRERELEQFMVGKRLDKEMIIASTVKFEQIVKERLAGRLTVEFKSDAVKGVFKEALKEAINNSNQGIEDRE, from the coding sequence ATGGGGGTAAATGAGGTTTATAAATGCAGAACTGTTGATGAAGTATTAAAACTTTTAGATAAATACGGAGATAAATGTAAACTAATAGCTGGAGGAACGGATTTGATAATACAATTAAGGCACAGAGATCCAGATTACAATGTATTAATAGATATATCTACTATAGAAGAATTATCTTTTATAAGAGAAAATGGTGAGTATATTGAAATCGGTTCGGTTGCAACTTTTGATGAATTAGTTAAATATATTAAGAGTCCAAAGTTAGAGGGTTTAAGAAAAGCGGCTAATTTTGTTGGTTCACCACAAATAAGAAATAGAGGAACTGTTGGTGGTAATATTTGTAATGGTTCTCCAGCTGCAGATACTGTACCACCACTTTTAGCATTGGATTCAATATTGGTTATAAAAAGTATTGAAGGTACAAGGGAAATATCTTTGGAAAAAGTTTTAAAAGATAAGGGACGGGTCGCGATAAATAATAATGAGCTTCTTTATAGTATAAAATTCAAGAATCTTTTGAAAAATCAAGGATTGGGCTTTAGCAAATTAGGGTTAAGAAAAGCATTAGCGATATCTAGGATGTGTATTAGTGTATTTTTAGAAGTAGAAGATGGGATTAAGTGTAAAGATATACGAATAGCATCTGGAGCTTTAGGTAAACACGGTTTAAGAGAAAGAGAATTAGAACAGTTTATGGTAGGAAAAAGATTAGATAAAGAAATGATAATAGCTTCGACAGTGAAATTCGAACAAATTGTTAAAGAAAGATTGGCTGGTCGTTTAACTGTTGAGTTTAAAAGTGACGCAGTTAAAGGGGTTTTCAAGGAAGCTCTAAAAGAAGCAATAAATAATAGTAATCAGGGGATAGAGGACAGGGAATAG
- a CDS encoding 5'-deoxyadenosine deaminase, with amino-acid sequence MKRLLIKNGIIVTMNKEREILKGDILVEGNKIIKISHKIDAEAAQIIDAEGKVVIPGLIQTHIHLTQALFRGQADDLELLDWLKKKVWPLEASHTEESNYISAKLGIAELIKGGTTAIIDMETVNHTDAAITAIYESGFRATTGKCMMDYGEGVPDALMENTDESIKESVSLLKKWHGKGNGRIQYAFAPRFVVSCSEELLVKVRDLAKEFDVMVHTHASENRGEIELVEKDRGMRNIIYLDKIGLTGEKLILAHCIWLNDEEMRILAETGTKISHCPNSNLKLASGIAKIPELLEKGANVSLGADGAPCNNNLDMFEEMRTTALIHKARLLNPTVMPAQKVFELATIGGAKAMCMEDKLGSLEEGKIADIVIVDLDNIHNYPTENVDIISQLVYSAKATDVDTTIIDGNIVMLNRKLLTINEKSLKNDVNRMIKKQIDLAGIEN; translated from the coding sequence ATGAAAAGATTGCTAATCAAAAATGGAATCATTGTAACTATGAATAAAGAAAGAGAAATATTAAAAGGGGATATTTTAGTAGAAGGTAATAAAATCATTAAAATATCTCATAAAATAGATGCAGAAGCAGCTCAAATAATAGATGCAGAAGGTAAAGTTGTAATTCCAGGGCTTATACAGACTCACATACACTTAACACAAGCTTTATTTAGAGGGCAAGCTGATGATTTGGAGCTATTAGATTGGTTAAAAAAGAAAGTTTGGCCATTAGAAGCTTCTCATACTGAAGAATCTAATTATATATCTGCTAAATTAGGTATAGCAGAATTAATAAAAGGTGGTACTACTGCTATTATTGATATGGAAACAGTAAATCATACTGATGCAGCTATTACTGCTATTTATGAGAGTGGTTTTAGAGCTACTACAGGTAAATGCATGATGGATTATGGTGAAGGTGTTCCTGATGCTTTAATGGAAAATACAGATGAATCTATTAAAGAAAGTGTTAGTCTATTAAAAAAATGGCATGGAAAAGGGAATGGAAGAATCCAATATGCATTTGCTCCAAGATTTGTAGTATCTTGTAGTGAAGAATTACTTGTTAAAGTAAGGGACTTAGCAAAAGAATTTGATGTTATGGTACATACACATGCATCTGAGAATAGGGGAGAAATTGAATTAGTAGAAAAAGATAGGGGAATGAGAAATATAATTTATTTAGACAAGATAGGGTTGACTGGAGAAAAGTTAATACTAGCTCATTGCATTTGGTTAAATGATGAGGAAATGAGAATTTTAGCCGAGACTGGTACAAAAATTTCTCATTGTCCAAACTCAAATTTAAAATTAGCTTCAGGAATTGCAAAAATACCTGAATTATTGGAAAAGGGAGCAAATGTTTCATTAGGTGCCGATGGTGCACCTTGCAATAATAATTTAGACATGTTTGAAGAAATGAGAACAACAGCTTTGATACATAAGGCAAGATTATTAAATCCAACTGTAATGCCTGCGCAAAAGGTATTTGAACTTGCTACGATAGGTGGAGCTAAGGCTATGTGTATGGAAGATAAGCTAGGCAGCTTAGAGGAAGGTAAGATAGCTGATATTGTTATTGTAGATTTAGATAATATACACAACTATCCGACTGAGAATGTAGATATTATCTCTCAATTAGTATATTCTGCTAAAGCTACAGATGTAGACACTACAATTATTGATGGAAATATAGTAATGTTAAACAGAAAACTATTAACAATTAACGAAAAATCTTTAAAAAATGATGTTAATAGAATGATTAAAAAGCAAATAGATTTAGCTGGAATAGAAAATTAA
- a CDS encoding NCS2 family permease: protein MSTNLQAEKGFLERTFKLKEHNTNVKTEIIAGITTFMTMAYILVVNPLILSDAGMDKGAVFTATVLSSFIAIMVMALYANYPFALAPGMGLNAFFAYTVVLTMGYSWQFALTAVLLEGIIFIILTLFEIREAILNCIPLNIKHAVSVGIGLFIAFIGLVNSGIVVNSDATLVTLGSIKNPTVILALIGLVISGVLLAKGIKGALLIGILVTTIIGIPLGVTPMPQSIISAPPSLKPIAFKFAFDKVFTLDMLIVLFTFLFVDMFDTIGTLVGVASKADMLEKDGTLPKAKQALFADAVGTTVGACLGTSTVTTYVESASGVAEGGRTGLTALTTGVLFLLSLLFAPLFTIVPAAATAPALIIVGLFMMSPIMKVDLNDFTEAIPAFLTIIMMPLTYSIAEGLVFGILSYAVLKLLTGRGKEVSPLMYILAVLFVLKLLV, encoded by the coding sequence TTGAGTACTAATTTACAAGCTGAAAAAGGCTTCTTAGAGAGAACTTTTAAACTTAAGGAACACAACACTAATGTAAAAACTGAAATTATTGCAGGTATCACTACATTTATGACTATGGCTTATATACTTGTAGTTAATCCACTTATTTTAAGTGATGCAGGGATGGACAAAGGTGCTGTATTTACGGCGACAGTTTTATCATCATTTATAGCAATTATGGTAATGGCATTATATGCTAATTATCCATTTGCTTTAGCTCCAGGTATGGGACTTAATGCCTTCTTCGCTTATACCGTTGTTTTAACAATGGGATATTCATGGCAATTTGCATTAACAGCTGTATTATTAGAAGGTATTATTTTCATAATACTTACTCTATTTGAAATAAGAGAAGCGATACTTAACTGTATACCACTAAATATAAAGCATGCTGTTAGTGTTGGTATTGGTTTATTTATTGCTTTTATAGGATTGGTTAACTCAGGAATCGTTGTAAATAGCGATGCAACTTTAGTAACTTTAGGCAGTATTAAAAACCCAACTGTTATTCTAGCCTTAATAGGTTTAGTTATATCAGGTGTATTGCTAGCTAAAGGCATAAAAGGAGCGCTATTAATAGGAATTTTGGTTACTACAATAATAGGAATTCCATTAGGAGTAACTCCTATGCCTCAGTCTATAATTAGTGCACCTCCTTCATTAAAACCAATAGCATTTAAGTTTGCCTTTGATAAGGTGTTTACTTTAGACATGTTAATTGTTTTATTTACTTTCTTATTTGTAGATATGTTTGATACAATAGGAACTTTAGTTGGGGTAGCATCTAAAGCGGATATGTTAGAGAAAGATGGTACATTACCTAAAGCGAAGCAAGCTTTATTTGCAGATGCTGTTGGAACTACAGTAGGAGCATGTTTAGGTACAAGTACTGTAACTACTTATGTAGAAAGTGCTTCAGGTGTAGCAGAAGGAGGTAGAACAGGTCTAACTGCACTAACTACTGGTGTATTATTCTTATTATCATTGTTATTTGCTCCATTATTTACTATTGTTCCTGCTGCAGCTACAGCTCCAGCTTTAATAATAGTTGGTCTATTTATGATGTCCCCTATAATGAAGGTTGACTTAAACGACTTTACAGAAGCTATACCAGCATTTTTAACAATTATAATGATGCCATTAACTTATAGTATTGCTGAAGGTCTAGTATTTGGTATTTTATCATATGCTGTATTGAAGTTACTAACTGGTAGGGGCAAGGAAGTATCACCTCTTATGTATATATTAGCAGTATTATTTGTGTTAAAATTGTTAGTATAA
- a CDS encoding (2Fe-2S)-binding protein, translating into MLKLNLNINDKDYSVEIDEDMRLIDVLRDVLGLTGTKEGCGEGECGACTVIMDGKAVNSCLVMAFQADGSCIVTIEGLGNEQDIHPIQKAFLDEGAVQCGFCTPGMILSAKALLDENPNPSRQEIREAISGNLCRCTGYNKIVDAIEKASAYLLKEGK; encoded by the coding sequence ATGTTGAAATTAAATCTAAATATTAATGATAAGGATTATAGTGTTGAAATTGATGAAGATATGAGACTTATAGATGTTTTAAGAGATGTTTTAGGCCTTACTGGAACAAAGGAAGGTTGTGGTGAGGGAGAATGTGGAGCATGTACGGTAATAATGGATGGAAAAGCTGTTAACTCATGCTTGGTAATGGCATTTCAAGCTGATGGCAGTTGTATAGTTACAATCGAAGGTTTAGGTAATGAACAAGATATTCATCCTATACAGAAGGCTTTCTTAGATGAAGGAGCAGTGCAATGTGGATTTTGTACACCAGGTATGATTTTGTCTGCAAAGGCACTACTTGATGAAAATCCTAATCCATCAAGGCAAGAGATTAGGGAGGCTATATCAGGTAATTTATGTAGATGTACTGGCTATAACAAGATTGTAGATGCAATTGAAAAAGCATCTGCATACTTGTTGAAGGAGGGAAAATAA